In Terriglobia bacterium, the genomic window AATTGGGCGGATTCAATTTTCAATGGGCCTGGGCTTCCGGGTTCGTGGCAGGACAATACGCATGAGTGACCCTGTTCGAGATCAAGTCGTCAGTCTGTTGCGCGGCGGCAATGCGCACGTTAAGTTCGAGGACGCCATCGCCCGGCTGCCGGCAAAACTTCGCGGCATCAAACCGGAAGGGGCCGAACACACCGCCTGGGAACTTCTCGAGCATCTGCGCATTGCGCA contains:
- a CDS encoding DinB family protein, whose protein sequence is MSDPVRDQVVSLLRGGNAHVKFEDAIARLPAKLRGIKPEGAEHTAWELLEHLRIAQSDIVEFSRDAKHKSPSWPEGYWPKTAKPSSDAAWKKSVAAVKK